In the Nitrospiria bacterium genome, one interval contains:
- a CDS encoding DUF2059 domain-containing protein, with protein MDVQRSVEKNLEVIKQLQIHQFKSAPFPELSPEELKKLQEELIKRISGHLKWEKLKEGYIDVFMRTFTEKKIKGIIDFYKSSIGKQFVEKTSELMNQTMDITQGFIQEIMPKIQEMTPEFIQKHKKLNH; from the coding sequence ATGGACGTTCAGAGAAGTGTTGAAAAAAACTTGGAGGTGATCAAGCAGTTGCAAATCCACCAATTTAAAAGTGCGCCCTTTCCTGAACTTTCCCCAGAGGAACTAAAAAAGCTCCAGGAGGAATTAATAAAACGGATTTCGGGTCATTTGAAATGGGAAAAACTGAAAGAAGGGTATATCGATGTTTTCATGAGAACGTTCACAGAAAAAAAAATAAAAGGAATCATTGATTTTTATAAAAGTTCTATTGGCAAACAATTTGTCGAAAAGACCTCTGAATTAATGAATCAAACCATGGATATTACCCAAGGATTTATCCAAGAGATTATGCCAAAAATTCAGGAGATGACCCCGGAATTTATCCAAAAACATAAAAAGCTTAATCATTAG
- a CDS encoding FGGY family carbohydrate kinase yields the protein MKYILSVDQGSTHSKAGLVDEKGELVQSVSVPLRTFRPRPFWVEHRPEELIKSQNQAIQSLLQKSGKRGGRIIAMGLASQRSTIIVWEKDTGKPLAPALSWQDLRGSVEVEKYSGFGRLIRNKTGLLLSPHYAVLKLRWILKNVKGIREKLEKGKVLCGTVNSFLIWHWTRGDVHATDPTHAARMLLMDLKTQDWDSQLLGLFKIPKSILPSIQTSVSDFGSIKIGRLKISLKACIGDQQSALVGLGAISKKDAIINYGTGGFFLMNTGKNLVRLPGLLSSVGWSTPEEKVYALEGTVNSVGTVFDWLKKTGIISSPTEINQMIRASRHRSYLVPALAGLGTPHWLKKVQMGVLGLGPWTTKADLVRAAVEGIAFLVKDVNEVLRKDKNFNIQNIQASGGISHIDGLLQIQSDWLGIPVRRSNTSEGTLLGAGLLAGVGCGIWKSVYKIPKPKKGKLFLPNLSKKERDKIYQGWKKALRSVREFGLWE from the coding sequence ATGAAATATATTTTATCTGTTGACCAGGGAAGCACCCATTCCAAGGCTGGGCTGGTTGACGAAAAAGGTGAGTTGGTCCAATCTGTTTCTGTGCCACTTCGAACCTTCCGTCCAAGACCCTTTTGGGTAGAACATCGTCCCGAAGAACTCATCAAAAGCCAAAATCAGGCCATTCAATCCTTACTCCAAAAGTCCGGGAAAAGGGGAGGAAGGATCATCGCTATGGGTTTGGCGTCCCAGCGGTCTACTATCATTGTGTGGGAAAAAGATACAGGAAAACCCCTTGCCCCTGCTTTAAGCTGGCAGGATCTTCGGGGCTCAGTTGAGGTGGAGAAATATTCTGGGTTTGGAAGGTTGATTCGAAATAAGACAGGGCTTCTGCTTTCTCCCCATTATGCGGTTTTAAAGCTTCGGTGGATTTTAAAAAACGTAAAAGGGATTCGGGAGAAACTGGAAAAGGGTAAAGTGCTTTGTGGAACAGTGAATTCCTTTTTGATCTGGCATTGGACCCGTGGGGATGTTCATGCCACCGATCCTACCCATGCTGCGCGGATGCTTCTGATGGATTTGAAAACACAAGACTGGGATTCTCAACTTTTAGGCCTTTTTAAAATTCCCAAATCCATTCTTCCTTCCATTCAGACCAGCGTTTCGGATTTTGGATCGATCAAAATCGGAAGATTAAAAATTTCACTAAAAGCCTGTATCGGGGATCAACAAAGCGCTTTGGTGGGTTTAGGTGCAATTAGTAAGAAGGACGCTATCATCAATTACGGGACCGGCGGATTTTTTTTAATGAATACCGGTAAAAATTTAGTTCGCCTTCCGGGTCTTTTAAGCAGTGTGGGATGGTCTACTCCAGAAGAAAAAGTTTATGCATTGGAAGGGACGGTTAATTCAGTTGGAACGGTATTTGATTGGTTGAAAAAAACAGGGATTATTTCTTCACCTACTGAAATTAATCAAATGATTCGTGCTTCCCGCCATCGGTCTTACCTGGTTCCGGCTTTGGCGGGTTTGGGAACCCCCCATTGGTTGAAAAAAGTACAGATGGGTGTTTTAGGTCTTGGGCCATGGACCACAAAAGCCGACCTGGTCCGTGCCGCGGTGGAGGGGATTGCTTTTCTAGTAAAAGATGTAAATGAGGTGCTTCGAAAGGACAAAAATTTTAACATTCAAAACATTCAAGCCAGCGGTGGGATTTCTCACATTGACGGTCTTTTACAAATTCAATCGGATTGGCTTGGAATTCCGGTTAGACGGTCCAATACTTCTGAAGGCACCCTTCTCGGGGCAGGATTACTTGCAGGGGTGGGGTGTGGAATTTGGAAGTCCGTTTATAAAATTCCCAAACCGAAAAAAGGTAAATTATTCTTGCCTAATCTTTCCAAAAAAGAACGGGATAAAATTTATCAAGGATGGAAAAAAGCTTTGCGTTCCGTTCGGGAATTTGGTTTATGGGAGTGA